One genomic window of Candidatus Kuenenia stuttgartiensis includes the following:
- a CDS encoding type II secretion system F family protein, with protein MSTFRYKLLTSSSNIVEGEKEAENKTSLISDLRKSGHIILNIHQINKGKKFELFFKRVSKKAVLPFTQELATLLEGGIPIDKSLSILLSGQGKNAMKSVIEDLLNGIKSGKSFTEALKNHEKLFSSIYISMVRAGEEGGVLPQVLKRLGDFQEKLQKTKGEIISAMIYPLLLSSTGLLSIGALIVYVIPKFSQIFEGMGISLPFSTMVLMGMSQYGIKYGWIFIAVIMALFFIYKRAMKDNTTAAKIDQKKLKLPLMGNLLWKMQISRFARTMGTLLENGVPLLKSLDIVKDVLSNKHLSEILVGVKTNVKEGAGITVSLAERGFLPEIAIHLLKVGEETGKLDRMLLKVADNFDADVEGRMKRLVTMVEPVLILLMGAVIGVIVISMLTAILSVNDMKF; from the coding sequence ATGAGTACATTCAGATATAAATTATTAACCAGCTCCAGCAATATAGTAGAAGGCGAAAAAGAGGCCGAAAACAAAACAAGCTTAATAAGCGACCTCCGTAAGTCAGGGCATATTATTTTAAATATACATCAGATAAACAAGGGAAAAAAATTTGAATTATTTTTTAAACGGGTAAGTAAAAAGGCTGTTTTACCGTTTACGCAGGAATTGGCAACGCTGCTTGAAGGCGGCATTCCAATTGATAAAAGCCTGTCTATTTTGTTGTCGGGACAGGGAAAAAATGCAATGAAGAGTGTTATTGAAGATTTGTTGAATGGGATTAAGTCGGGAAAGTCATTCACAGAGGCGCTCAAAAATCATGAAAAATTATTTTCCAGTATTTACATCAGCATGGTGCGTGCGGGAGAAGAAGGGGGCGTCTTGCCGCAGGTTTTGAAAAGATTGGGTGATTTTCAGGAAAAATTGCAGAAAACAAAAGGTGAAATTATCTCGGCAATGATTTACCCTTTGTTGTTAAGCAGTACAGGTCTCTTGTCGATTGGGGCTCTCATTGTTTATGTTATCCCTAAATTTTCTCAAATCTTCGAAGGGATGGGCATTTCACTGCCATTCTCAACAATGGTACTTATGGGAATGAGCCAATATGGTATAAAATATGGCTGGATTTTTATTGCGGTGATTATGGCGTTATTTTTCATATATAAAAGGGCGATGAAGGATAATACTACTGCTGCCAAAATAGATCAGAAAAAATTGAAATTGCCTCTCATGGGAAATCTGTTATGGAAAATGCAGATATCCAGGTTCGCGAGAACGATGGGTACATTGTTAGAAAACGGTGTTCCGTTGCTGAAGTCTTTAGATATTGTCAAAGATGTTTTGTCAAATAAGCATCTTTCTGAGATACTCGTCGGTGTTAAGACAAATGTAAAAGAAGGCGCAGGTATTACCGTTTCACTTGCGGAGAGAGGTTTTCTGCCGGAAATTGCAATCCATTTGCTCAAGGTAGGTGAAGAAACAGGGAAACTGGACCGGATGCTTCTTAAGGTTGCGGACAATTTTGATGCGGATGTAGAAGGCCGGATGAAACGTCTCGTGACGATGGTGGAGCCTGTGCTTATATTGCTCATGGGGGCAGTCATTGGTGTTATTGTTATCTCTATGCTTACCGCAATTCTTAGTGTAAATGATATGAAGTTCTAA
- a CDS encoding dolichyl-phosphate beta-glucosyltransferase: MKECFLSIIIPAYNEEDRILPTLESVCAFLSKQEYHSELIVVDDGSVDNTIKKINEFSHANKSGIILLKNKKNKGKGYSVKRGMLAANGEYVFFTDADLSTPIEEIDKCLPYLKTEGYDVIIGSRSIFGADIIIHQPWYREKMGKIFNCIIRWLLMGGVVDTQCGFKGFKRDAVRKVFEKCRITGFAFDVEALYLSNKFHFKMKEIPIKWRNSTLSKVSPVRHSLQMLKDIIVIKINDLKGYYG; the protein is encoded by the coding sequence ATGAAAGAATGCTTCCTGTCGATAATAATCCCCGCTTATAATGAAGAGGATAGAATCTTACCTACCCTGGAAAGTGTTTGTGCCTTCCTTTCTAAACAGGAGTATCATTCTGAACTTATTGTGGTGGATGATGGTTCTGTTGATAATACCATAAAAAAGATAAACGAATTTTCACATGCAAACAAGAGTGGCATAATCCTTTTGAAAAATAAGAAAAACAAGGGTAAAGGTTATTCTGTAAAAAGGGGTATGCTGGCGGCAAATGGCGAGTATGTTTTTTTTACCGATGCCGATCTCTCTACGCCAATAGAAGAGATTGATAAATGTTTGCCCTATCTTAAAACAGAAGGCTATGATGTGATTATCGGGTCGAGAAGCATTTTTGGAGCGGATATAATAATACATCAGCCATGGTACAGGGAAAAGATGGGCAAAATCTTTAATTGTATTATCCGGTGGCTATTAATGGGGGGGGTGGTAGATACGCAATGCGGATTTAAGGGGTTTAAAAGAGACGCAGTGAGAAAGGTCTTTGAAAAGTGCAGAATAACCGGGTTTGCATTTGATGTTGAGGCGCTCTATCTTTCCAACAAATTTCATTTTAAGATGAAAGAAATACCGATCAAATGGCGGAATTCCACGCTAAGCAAGGTAAGTCCTGTAAGGCATTCATTGCAAATGCTTAAGGATATTATAGTGATAAAAATAAATGATTTGAAAGGCTATTACGGCTAG